Proteins found in one Arachis stenosperma cultivar V10309 chromosome 8, arast.V10309.gnm1.PFL2, whole genome shotgun sequence genomic segment:
- the LOC130944496 gene encoding cytokinin dehydrogenase 5 produces the protein MKMAVRLVLLTFAICRLIVTVGFTVLPTELQSQLSVDNSEVEAASVDFGMLDKGEPLAVMHPGSADDIAQLVRAAYEGGFSVSARGHGHSINGQGLIKRGTKGVVIDMGSKKGVGSVCEKGMYVDVWGGELWINVLKATLQYGLAPMSWTDYLYLSVGGTLSNAGISGQAFHHGPQISNVHQLDVVTGKGEVLTCSEESNSELFHAVLGGLGQFGIITRARIALEPAPQRVRWIRVLYSNFAKFTKDQEYLISVEGNKERLDYIEGFVIVDEGLINNWRSSFFSPSNPVKISSLNKNADGGVLYCLEFTKNYHQHQADSIDQEIEALLIKLDFIPASVFTTDLPYVDFLDRVHKAELKLRSKGLWEVPHPWLNLFVPKSRIVDFDKGVFKGILGNKTSGPILIYPMNKDKWDQRNSVVTPEEDVFYLVAFLRSALDDEALEYLSDQNRRILKFCNDAEINAKQYLPHYTTQQEWMDHFGDRWDQFYSRKMQFDPRRILATGQRIFEFHPHANANAMQ, from the exons ATGAAAATGGCCGTGAGGCTTGTCCTCTTAACATTCGCCATATGCCGGTTGATAGTCACGGTTGGGTTCACCGTGCTCCCAACCGAGCTCCAGAGCCAACTCAGCGTGGACAACTCAGAAGTAGAAGCGGCTTCGGTGGATTTTGGGATGCTTGATAAAGGGGAGCCTCTGGCAGTTATGCACCCTGGTTCGGCAGATGatatagctcagttggttagagcGGCGTACGAGGGAGGATTTTCGGTGTCTGCAAGAGGGCACGGGCACTCCATAAATGGGCAGGGATTGATAAAGAGAGGGACGAAGGGAGTGGTGATAGATATGGGGAGTAAGAAGGGTGTTGGAAGTGTGTGTGAGAAAGGAATGTATGTGGACGTGTGGGGTGGAGAGTTGTGGATAAATGTGTTGAAGGCCACTCTCCAGTATGGGTTGGCACCCATGTCTTGGACTGATTATTTGTACTTATCTGTGGGTGGTACCCTCTCCAACGCTGGCATCAGTGGTCAAGCCTTCCATCACGGCCCCCAAATCTCCAATGTCCATCAGCTCGATGTTGTTACAG GTAAAGGTGAGGTGTTGACGTGTTCGGAAGAGAGTAACTCAGAGTTGTTCCATGCTGTTCTTGGTGGTCTTGGTCAGTTTGGAATCATCACAAGAGCTAGAATTGCTCTCGAGCCAGCTCCACAAAGA GTTCGTTGGATACGAGTGCTGTATTCGAATTTTGCCAAGTTTACTAAGGATCAGGAGTACCTGATATCTGTGGAAGGTAACAAAGAGAGGTTGGATTATATAGAGGGGTTTGTGatagttgatgaagggttgatCAATAATTGGAGGTCCTCTTTTTTCTCACCAAGTAACCCTGTCAAGATCAGTTCCCTCAATAAAAATGCCGATGGTGGTGTTTTATACTGCCTGGAGTTTACCAAGAATTACCACCAACATCAAGCTGATTCTATTGATCAG GAAATAGAAGCTCTATTGATAAAGTTGGATTTTATACCAGCATCGGTGTTCACAACGGACCTGCCTTATGTAGATTTTTTGGACAGAGTACATAAGGCAGAGCTCAAGCTTAGGTCCAAGGGTTTATGGGAGGTTCCCCATCCATGGCTCAACCTTTTTGTTCCAAAATCTAGAATAGTGGACTTTGACAAGGGGGTGTTCAAGGGCATTCTTGGAAATAAGACTAGTGGGCCAATTCTCATCTACCCTATGAACAAAGACAA GTGGGACCAGAGGAACTCGGTGGTGACGCCAGAGGAGGATGTGTTTTACCTGGTGGCATTTCTGAGATCAGCTTTGGACGATGAGGCGCTGGAGTACCTGAGTGATCAGAACCGTCGGATCCTGAAATTCTGCAATGATGCGGAGATCAACGCCAAACAGTACCTGCCCCATTACACAACCCAACAGGAATGGATGGACCACTTTGGAGATAGGTGGGACCAATTCTACTCCAGGAAGATGCAATTCGACCCCCGGCGCATCTTAGCAACGGGCCAGAGGATCTTTGAGTTTCATCCTCATGCAAATGCAAATGCAATGCAATAA